AGCAGCTCGGAGACCTGCTCGGCCGACGCCTTCGTGCGGTGCAGGATCAGTACGTTCGTGTTCGTCAAAACTGCGGCCAGGAAAGCGTCGCTGACATCCTGGAGGTCGGCCAGGTCCTGGGTACAGACGAACAGTCCGCCGCCGGCTGCGCGGAGTCGCTGGAACAGCCCGGTCATCGTCGAGCCGCCCAGACCGCTAAACTCATCGACCCCCGCAAGGAACAAGCCGCCGTTCTCGCCGAAGTTCTCGCTGAGCAGCCGGTCGCCTACAGCGCCGAGGTCGGTAAGGAACAGGTTGCCCACCTGCCGCGCGGCTTTCGCGTCGGTGTTCGCGGCGAGCGAGAACAGCACGATGTCGCCTCGCTTCACCGATTCGTAGAGGTCGACACCGTCCGGGGACTCGACAAGAACGCGGCCTCCTTCCCCGCTGACCAGGTTCCGGATTCGTGTGGCCAGGCCGGGGATGCTCCGCTTCAAGTCCTTGGCCTCGTCCTGCAGATACGCCAGGTACTCGGTGATGTCCAGCTGTAGCCGCGCCGAGAACTTGTCCGTCCTCGACGCCAGGGCCTTGAGGGTCAGCAGCCGTGCGAGGTCGGGGAGGTCGCGCCTCCAGGGCCTCCTCGACCCGTCAGGAAACGTCTCCACGATGTTCCCTGCCACCAGGTCATCGAGCGCGCGCACGGCGAACAGCAGAAACTCTTCGGCGGCCTCACGGTGGTGGGGTTCGCTGAAGCCGCCGCCGGCCACCTGGTCCAGGCACTCGACGATGCGGCTGCGGATCTGCTCAGCGCTTCCGTGCCGGATCGGGTTGTACGTGCTGCCCTGGCCGGTCACCGTCACCACCTGGAACTTGCGTCCGGCGTGATGGGCTCCGCCTGCCATCGCCGCGACCAGCTGCGGGTCGGCCTTCATGTCGGCGAACAGAAAGGCGATGTTCAAACTCCGAGCGTGCGCACTCACGGCGACCTCGTAGACCAGCTGCTCGATGGTGCGGCTCTTGCCGTAGCCACTCGCGCCGGGGATGAACCCGTGCTGCCGCAGAGCGCGGCCGGGAATCTCGCAGGCGTCCCCGGTGTACTTGTCCACGCCAAGACGTACGCGGAGATCGTTCAACGTGCGAGCGGGCGGGCGATCGTCGTTCTGTGCCATCTCCTGCAGTCGGGCGTCGATCTTCTTCTGGCTCACGACCTCCTTCACCGAACGCCACTCCGCGGCGAACTTCCCTCGTCGGATCAGCCATGCACCGCCGACCCCTGCGGCCACGGTCACGCTGAACGGCAGCTGACCGGTGATCCAGCTCCCCCAGTTGTCCTGAGCGAGTTGTGCCAGAGCAGCTCGATCGGAAACGTTCCAGAGGGACGTCCCGAGTTCCCGGTACGGCACCAGGTACCACCGGAAGAAGCCGAGCAAGGCACCGATGGCGACGGTGCTCCAACCTCCCCAGCACACCCAGAGCCGAGCCTTCTTCGGCAGCCGCCGGCCACTCGCCACCAGCAACAGCGTCAAGCAGGCCGCGACCGGGTTCAGCACCGCCAGGAGGACCCCCGCGGCCCTCGCGACGGCCTCACCGGAGTTCGGGTCGATCGGCTGCGACCCCTGCCATTGGGTCGTTGGTCTGCCCGCGATGTTTCCGCGTGTTCGCTGGCGACTCGGCGCGCTACTCATCGCGTTCCCTGCTCCTCTGGGTTCCAGACTCGGACCGCGATCTTCTTGCCCCGGGCAAGCTCGATCGACGTCTTGTTCGCTTCTTCCGCCGCCTGCTCCACGTTCTTCAGGAGTTCCGGGAACGCCCAGTAGACGGCGAAGCTGATGTGCTCGGCGTTGACGTACAGAAGCATGTTCCGGATCAGCCGCGGCCTCGGCTTCCTCGTCCGCTCCAGTTCATGCGCCCACGCGCGGCCCTGAGAGTCCACCGCGACAAGGTCCGGGTACCGGCGCCCCTTCTCGTTCACTCCGGTGGTCACCGACCACGTCGGCTCGTGGCTCTCGTACTGGTTCGGCGTATCCCTCGCTCTGATCTCCCGTTCGCTCACGAGTTTGTCGTCAGGGCGACGCTCAACGATGTGGTGCGCGAGATCAATCACGGCGAGATCGTGGTGGTACTCCTTGATGTTCGGGGCCCCGGGACTCCCCGGCACGTTCGCGAGTTCCATCCCGGATCGCGTCAGCCAGAACACGCGAGAGCGTCGGCCAGCGAGCTGTGCCGTGTCCAAGAAGCCCATCGCAACGAGCCCACGCAACCTGCGGTAAGTCACCTGGGCTGAGGGGTGAACCCCCCTCTTCATGAACTCCCGAGTTACCTGCGCGCTCGTGACGCCGTACCACCGGCCGATCCACGTGAGCAGTTCGACATCACGATCTGTCAGCCGCCAGTTCTTCCCGTTCGGAACTCTCACCTCGCGGACAACAACCTCCACCGGCACCATCTCCCCTTGAACTCAGCACCGACCACAACCTGTCAGCCGGCACAACTCCGGTCCCACTCCCCGGCCTCACCGCCCGCAGGGACCGAGGTACGAGGTCCCTGCCGTGGTGGACGCCGAAGGCGGTCACCACCTGATCAAACCAGCCGACCCCGCCAGGGGTCGACCGAGGTCCAGCGCCCGGTTGGCAGGCCAAAGGCCCCCCAGGGGCCGACGCCTGCTAACCGGTGAACGCGCTGGACCACTGCACGTCGCCCCCTGGGGCGTCCCTATCGGTAGCCGATCCCAACTCGGCCTCGACCTTTCCAAACACATAAGCCACCCCCTATGCCCTCGGCGGCCTCGCTTGGGACGAACCCCCCGGCGGCCCACACGACGCACCCCACCAACAACTTCGACGAACTCCCGCACCCCAACCACTTCGCCCTCCAACAGCCTCAGCACTCCGCCACCGCCCTGCACCGCCACACCCCAGCCCCCATCACCGCACCACCTCGCAACTCAGCCCAGCCACCCCTTCCCCACCACCAACCTGCACTTCTCCCCAACCCGTCACCCACCACCGGCCCACCCTAGTTTTTGTCTTTGTCCTTCGTCTTTGTCTTTGTCCTTCGTCTTTAGCTTTTGTCTTTGTCCTTGTCTTTTGTCTTACTCTTTTGTCTTTGTCCTTAATCTTTGTCCTTACTTCCTTCCTTCTCTACTCCTCCTCTCCTCTTACTCATCTACATCCATCACACTCAACCTGCACCTCCACCACCCCCTCTGATCTGAACCCATGTTTTGCTTCGAGACCACCCACTCTCTGAGGGACGATGGGAGTGGGTGGTCTCGAAGCAAAACATGGAAAAGGGCAGATCAGAGGGGGTGGTGGAGGTGCCCTCTGTAACACTTGGTTTTACACATGGTTTTACACCCTGTGTGCGAACTCCAGGTTCCGCACAGGGTTGTCGCGGCCGGAACTCCGGCCCTAACTCATGAGTTGTCCATCTACGCAGCGGCGCCCAACTCTGCCAGGTAGCGGCGATCCCTCAACTCGACGACTCGCAACTTCTGCTGTGCCGGCGTCAGGGCACGGAACCTCGCCTGCCACTCCTCACGACGGCTCTTCCGTTGCTCCGCCGACAGGCTCGACCACCAGCCATCACGACGCTTCTGGTCGCTCGCTGCACGCCTCTGCAGAGCCTTCTCGCGCTGCTCCTCCCAACGCCGGTGCAACTTCTCCCTGGTGGCCTTCCAGACGCTCCTGAAGGCCCTCCGCTCGTTCTCGATCCGTGCTGCCGTGGCTTCCTTCCGCTTCTTCATCGACGGGGTCTCACGGGCGGCCTGGCCTGTCAGCTCCCACTCCCCCTGCTCCGTGCGGCGGGCTACACGGAGCTCCAGCAGGGCGTCCAGTCCGGTCTCGACGTTCGTCAGCTGGGCACGAGTCGGTTTGGGACAGGGGGTGTAGCCCGAGAGGTGGTAGAGCTCGGTCACCGTCAGGGGGCGGGGGTGGAGGGCGAGGGTGACAGCGAGGGTGTACCAGGAGCGGCTGCGGGGGGCGGGGGAGTGACTACAAGGTGGCTCAGTTTTTTCAGCGCGGAAGTCGAGAGTCAGCAGATTCAGGCTGAACTCGTCCGACGCCTCAGTTCCCGACGCCTGGTCGTACTCACGCGTCTTCACGAGCACCCCGTCATCCACCAGCTGCCGGAGGACTTTGGAGATGGTGTTACGGGACTGGACGGTCTCCTCCTCCACATCTCTCTGAGGGAGCGGGCAGCAGCCAAGGCCCTGGCGGGCCATTCGGTCACCGATAGCTCCGAGCGTCTTCTCTGCGCTGTGCCTCATGGCCACGGTCCAGCCGCCCCAGTGGAGTTCTCGGACGCCCGCCAGCAGTGGCCCCACTACGCGCTTCCAGCGGTCCGCCGGCGCGTTCTTGGTACGGCTGCCGCGCTGGCTGTCGACGTACTCAGCCGCCGGGTTCCAGCAGTGCTTCACCCACCAGCGGTGACCGCGCTGACGGGCACGGGCGAAACCGCGGTGGCGGACGTCGTCGACGACCTTCCACGCGGCCTCGCCGTCATACCCCGCGATGATGAGTCGGGCAGTGGACAGAAGTTCGCTGAGAGACCGGTCTCCGTAATAGTCGGCGCCCGGGTTGCGGAGGCGCTCCCAGAACTCCCCTGACGGGATACTGGAGAAGCTGCGCCGCCACGGAGTTACCGGAGTTTCCCTCTGCAGGACCATGCCTCGCCGACGGCCTCCGCTGTATCGCGGCAGATTCTCCGCCCACGCGGGAAGGGTGTTCTTCGCCATCTCGATGAACTCGGGGAGCGCCACACGGCCGCTCTTGCGATGCGGTGCCGACAGAGGGCGAAGGGTGCGGCGCCAGTCAATCTGCCGGGCTGTCGCGCCCCAGTGGGTACGGACGGTGTCGACGGTCAACTTGAGCGCGTCCCGTGCGGCCTGGGTGGGGAGCACGGCGATAAGGTGCCACCGTCCTGCTCCACCCCCCGAACGGCGAGTGAGGTACCAGGCACCGAGTTCTTCTGCTCGGTCGGTGAGATGTTCCAGTGCGCTAGTACTCCAGTCGTCGTCGTCGCCGTCGATATCGACGGCGACGACGTTCTCCCGGAGGGTTGCGACGTACGACGCGGCCTGGCCAGCGCGCACGAGCTCGGCGGCCTCGCTCAAGAACTTCAGCGGCCGGTCGGTGGGAACCTTCGCGTTCCCGCTGTCGATGCAGAAGACAGGGGCGGCAAACAGAAGGTCGTCGAGAAGGAGGGCAGCCAGGCGGGCACGCTCTTCCGCGTTGGCTGTGTCGTCGCCCGCGAGGCGCTTCGCGCTCTTCGGCTGGACGGTGACGGCGAACAGTGGTTCGAGGAACGCTGTCTGCTTCGGGATGGATGCGGCGGCGGGCGCAGCTCCGAGCGGTGTGCGAGACACACCGTTTTGAGGCAAGGAGGTGCCGGCCCGGGGACGTGTGGCTATGATGTCTCCAGAACTGAATGACGTCAGGCAGCAAAAAACCCGCATCGGGCGAAAACGCCGACGTCACTGTGGATGAGGCGCTGCCAGCTCACTGGCGACCAAACCGATCGCTGACGGTGTCTCGGGATTCAGTTTTTGTGTGGCCCCGCGGGTCGAGCCCCGGGTCGTGTCAGTTACGTCGATATGCCCCCATGGCGAACACCCCGAGGGAGGGGTTTGCCTTCTGCAGTCTCGGGCGGCCGTGCCGCCGCGCCCTCGATCTCCTTCTTCACCATCTCTGCTGCCGTCGCCCAGTCCAGGGGCTGGTCACCTCGGAGCACCAGGTGCTCGATGACGGCGCCGATGAGACCGGCGGCAGCGAGGCGGGGGTGAATCTCCCGCAGCTTGGGCATCAGTTCCTCTGCCACAACTGGGGGCAGGTTGACCGTGATGCGCCAGTCCTTGCCGGACGCAGGGTCGTAGGACGTCTCACGATTCGTG
The sequence above is drawn from the Streptomyces subrutilus genome and encodes:
- a CDS encoding TraM recognition domain-containing protein; the protein is MLNPVAACLTLLLVASGRRLPKKARLWVCWGGWSTVAIGALLGFFRWYLVPYRELGTSLWNVSDRAALAQLAQDNWGSWITGQLPFSVTVAAGVGGAWLIRRGKFAAEWRSVKEVVSQKKIDARLQEMAQNDDRPPARTLNDLRVRLGVDKYTGDACEIPGRALRQHGFIPGASGYGKSRTIEQLVYEVAVSAHARSLNIAFLFADMKADPQLVAAMAGGAHHAGRKFQVVTVTGQGSTYNPIRHGSAEQIRSRIVECLDQVAGGGFSEPHHREAAEEFLLFAVRALDDLVAGNIVETFPDGSRRPWRRDLPDLARLLTLKALASRTDKFSARLQLDITEYLAYLQDEAKDLKRSIPGLATRIRNLVSGEGGRVLVESPDGVDLYESVKRGDIVLFSLAANTDAKAARQVGNLFLTDLGAVGDRLLSENFGENGGLFLAGVDEFSGLGGSTMTGLFQRLRAAGGGLFVCTQDLADLQDVSDAFLAAVLTNTNVLILHRTKASAEQVSELLGTYEGWEETLQVQEDIGVLGSTTAGSGVGSLRQVDRFKVHPNQLRQLGVGEAIVALGHPEDTAWTVQMALAPRYPVPEVEVPEDAEQNNVDLTKKPAVTAVKPVTKTLASTPPERGKKPAAAVKAGKVEEKKAAEARESGSERAAVEAAVEGADPIDWEIEGETQTHLPQPAKSPEKKTVVDASDEFGID